The segment TAAACTTTTCTTGTGACCCCTATGGATGATTATTCAAGCTCtgtttcattttattctttGTCTTGACAGCAAATGTACAGACCTTTTTATGCTTGTCTGTTTCAAGAACTCTTCCAGCACACCCTCATTTTCCCACAGCTATAGAAGAACAGAAGAGTTATACAGCTGAATGTTAAAAACACTATAACCAATGCCTCCTTTGTCAAATTATAATTAGATGAAAAGATGGCTCTCCCAGCAGCTCTGAAAGTGAAAGCTGTCAAGTGTAGGAAATACTTACAGCAGAACTGAAACGTGTCTTGATGATGCCAGGAGCAACGCAGTTGATCCGGATGTTACTCTGGGCAAGGTCAGGAGCAAGAGCTCGGGTTAAACCAAGCAGGGCGGTCTTACTCACGCTATAGGGGCCCAGACCCTAAGAGTGACATAaaggtgaacaaaccctttaagttCTATCTGAATTGACAAGACTAAAGTCTGTTGCATGATTAAACTTTACATTAAAGCAAGTAAACATATAGGTCTTCATACTGGCATTGGCTGGTATCCTGCGACTGAAGACACGATCACAACTGACCCACCTCTGAAAATAAAAGGATATTCTCcgatataaagtttatttttaaatacttcTGTCTTCCACTCCTCCCCAAAACCCCATTTTTTACTTTTGTCTCACCCTCTTTTCTCCATGTGAGGCACGACAAGTTTGGTAAGAAGGAAAGAAGCCTTCACATTAACTCCAAGTATCTGCAAACATAAAGTGCATGTCAATAAAATGTCAATTAAGTTATAATTAGTGCTTTCAaattgattaatcacatctaacataaaagtttgtttacataatatgtgcatgtgtatatacattaa is part of the Chanodichthys erythropterus isolate Z2021 chromosome 11, ASM2448905v1, whole genome shotgun sequence genome and harbors:
- the dhrs4 gene encoding dehydrogenase/reductase SDR family member 4 isoform X2 gives rise to the protein MLKAVTRCLWSNPVAGRRMLSHHISPNLAGKVAIVTASTDGIGLAAAEALGQRGAHVVILGVNVKASFLLTKLVVPHMEKRGGGSVVIVSSVAGYQPMPGLGPYSVSKTALLGLTRALAPDLAQSNIRINCVAPGIIKTRFSSALWENEGVLEEFLKQTSIKRLGQPEDIGGVIAFLCSDEASYITGETITVTGGMNCRL